AATTTAGGTAGGAAAGCataattaatcaataaatcCTAAGAAACATGAATATGTTAGAACCCATATATTATGTTCTAtcccaacctaacctaaataaagattttggtaattttttttatgaaaggagtttttatttaattttttataaattataattaaattgatgtttatttcatttcaaataaattaaaattgtataaacaATTGATTGAAATTATCTGGCAAATTTTCCTGCGACGCATTCAAATATGGTCGGAGTTATTGTTTCGCATGAAAATCAACAAAATTACGAACGGTCAAACTACTTTATATAAAATCACAGTGAATCAATACAAGGAAGTCAACCTCTGTACCCTGTAACTCGGTAACTGGAGAGCATGTGAAGGTTATTGTTACTAAcgtataataatctttaaatagCCTGCCAAGCTGCATTATAGCATCATGGTGGATCAGAGCTGTAATTCTCTcctattaaagttaaaaagcTTAGAGTAATTTAGATGATACAAAAAATTTGATAGTACCCACCTGTTATAAGAGTCAATGCACACAGGCAGGCAAAAGTAGATATGTCGATATCCATGGAGTGCAGGGTATTACTGAAGTCAAGAACAGCATGCAACCAATCTCCAAAAGATCTCTGACATTGACGTTTATCGAGGACCAGTCCATTGCAGAAGGTGAGTTTAGTATCCTCTGGGCGAGTGCGATAAGCCAAACGTAAAACGAATAATTCGAGGCGCGCAGATGCAAAAAGTTGCTCTCGGTCCTCAGGGCAGAGTTCGCCAAAACCAGGTACTTTCTCtgcgaatatttttatcatatcaatAGACGTTGTCAGTAACGAATAAAATTGTTGGATTACTTCTAAATCCGAAATAGGTGCCTCCATTGGATTCGGCTCTCTATATTGTGAATAATCAAGATTTCCAAAATCAGGCGATGTGTCGACATGAGCTCTGACCAATGCTGTTATAAGAGAAATTGGTGGACTTGGAGGAGATTCTTGAGGGCATTTAGGTTTAGAGGGTAATCTGCCTCGTCTTCCTTTGAGCGAATCAGTCCGCACAACTTCTTTCACCATCCCTACAGCAAGACACTTCTGAAACCGACAAAACTGACACCTGTTTCTTCTTCTCTTATCCACTGGACACGATTTTTCCGCTAAACAAACGTATTTAGAACCTTTTTGCACAGTTCTTTTGAAAAATCCTTTGCATCCCTCACAAGTCCGTACACCGTAATGCTGACATGCAGCAGTATCTCCACAAACAGCACAAAGTTGACTCGGCGACGGTGGCGCTGCTCTTGATCCTGAGTTGTCTTGCTGAGTTCCGCCAGGCGAGCTGGACGCAGAGCTCGGTGCCGATGCTTGCATACAGTGTACTCTACTGCCATGTAATTTAGGACTGTCGTTGGAACTACTAGATTCTGATCTCTGGACCGGCAAGGATGATCTTCGTTGTCTAGCTCCTTGGTCCGAACATATATGTAAGTCCACTGAACTAGGAAATGGTGGCAATGAATATGTCTCTTGAGTATTTGTAACACCACCAGTGTCGAATGTTGGAGAGCACTGCTGAGCGGGTGCATAGTAAGGTGATGGAACGTAAGGTAGTGATGGTTGATGATACTGATATAACAGTTGCGTTGATGCATGCCCTTGGTGGGAGTATGCACTGACGTTGTAGCAGTCTTCATCCATCTTGATGCCAAATTCTGCCATTTCTTGTTTAGGATAACGAACTGAGTATGTTTCTTCAAAACTCGGCAAGGCAGGCCCAAGCGTAGGCGATGGGGTTTCACTCACTGGAGTTGTTCGCTGAGATTTTATTTCAGGGAGTATCGGTGCATGGAATTCTACGTCAGGGAATGGATCTAAGTTTTCTTCTAAGATTTCAGAAGAGTCTTCTTGATATTGAGGCGATAATAAATCAGTGAAGGACGAACCGTAGTTGCtctgtaatagaaaaaaaaatcaatagttAAGGCGTTATACATACAGTAGGCGGTACGTTGACAGGGGCGGTAACGACGCACCAATGGCGCGCCTTTTGTATCAATCGCTTAGCATTGACTTTTATATTGAGTCCGCCTGTTTATAGTGCAGGTGTTCTAATCATCGGTCGTTTTCTTTCATGAattatcacaaaaataataattgaacgaTTAGTAAAAAAATGGGACGTAGCGCGGCGCCTGGCAGATGTAAAACATCGTAACTATTTTGTAAAGGAAATGCGCATGAAAGATAGTAGAATTTTACGTTATTCTTAACAAACAattcttttttaaaacaaaaaaattacacccGTCACGGGCTTTAATAATAAACGCGAGATAACTTTGCAATAATGCAATGCCAAATACGCTATGTTTTTTTACGCTTACGTTGCAGTTGAAATGAAAACCGAACAATGCATAATTATTCCGACGatataattaactaattaataaggttatattttaagttatgaCCGTCCTAAGCAGATTGTCCAACTGACGGTACGTGGAAAACCATATCCTATAGACAGAGCAAcgtttcacagggcatgcaaggtgcTGCCCTGAGTCAATTAACctgtggcgtaggtgttaagcctcatttgcttGTAATTTCACCAGCAACCATgctcttcagactggaacagcattgcgacaatgctattttgtggcagaaataagcgtagtaggtacttccacgagagctctgtcacaaaaagctctagtaccttctccttaaaaaaatcaatcatttttaattttattaaaatgatttatacTCACGTGTGTTTGCAGCAGTAGCATGCTGGACGAATTGGAATTAAAAGCGCTTGGGGAGCGCTGCTCTATGGCGCTCGGCCCTGTAACAAAAAATagttacttaatataatatgcgtgataatttgaattttatataacaaaacaaaattacatgctCTTATATCGGGATCAATAAGTTTAACGGTTGAGTAATGAATAGAGGGTTGGCTGTGACTGCACCGGAAGACGACGGCGTGTTGACGGCAACCGGACTTTGAACTATCACGCTATACAAGCCATGCATCATTTATATTTACCCTCGGCGAACATACTTTGATTCCTACTTAAACACAAGCACACGTAATTGACAAATCGATATGTTTCGCGGGGTTGAACTGATGACCGAACGCTACCCTTCTTTGATAAGCAATGACGCCAAAAAAGAAAGGTCTTCTAATTTATACGGCAGTTTTGTCAGCCAAATATTGCCGGTTTGAATACATTGTGTCACGGTGCTTGATTCGCCACGCCCCGAAAATTGAATCCCATGTATATACCTTCACTAGATCTTTACAAAACGGTGCAACTATAACCTCcctgaaaatatattttcaacctTAGATGCTTTActttagatttaaatttaataagcaAAGTCGTATGAAAATTTTTGGGGCGAAAAGGCGATGGCACCCTTGGGAGGTTATGAAATCAGTGGCATTTGCAGTTTCTATTGTGCTAAGAACCATTAATTTCTGTCTTATTAAGTTATAGACACAACgcaaattgtttatattttgttattaatttattcatagctgaaataattgtttaatataactaactatatttggttcttttaactaaatttaagcaggttgaagtaattataaaatttaaactagaaactgatttattaataagaactgttcagtaattttaataaaatgggtAATAATAAACCGTTGCTAACTAAGTTTACAACATTGATATAATACGTTACTGGTTTACCATGTGAGTACTTATGAGTATTATTTATACCTAGTTTCATAGAGTGCATATCTCTCAAAATCATCATCCTACcaacatattaccggcccactacagggcatgggtcttctcccacaaagagaagagTTTAAGGTCTTAGTAGaccgcgctggcccagagcggattggtggactccacacacctttgagaacattatgaggaactctcaggcatgcaggtttcctcacgatgtttaccttcaccgttgaagcgagtgatatatGAATTACTTAAGACAAACATAACATAGTCAAAGTAATAACAGTGAATTAGCGAAATACTTCGCTTTTTTTCAGGAAACACCCCAAGCTGGTCCTCGTTCACTCTGACAATAAGATCAGACAAAAGTCAGACTCTTTGAAGAGGAAGCCCGAAGTTTTATGTACTCACTACTCGGTAGACCCCAATTAGTTCTTACGGGTTCAATTTCTAGCAAAGCTTCTACACTTAACCTTAATACGATTTAACCTACAATAACTAGTCTAGGTAGAAGCTATATGtaatcaaaacaataaaagaCTCAACAGCGCGAAGATGCTTTTATTGTCTTGTTACACTAACTAGTAATGcagtaagttaaatattaaagatCCAGAGGCGCTTTTGTTAGGCCTTTttgtataaagtatttttggGTAAGAGTAAGTCAGCCTGCCGCTCTGTTtatctcaaattattttattcaggtCGTTGTTAATAGATTGTCTCTTTGAAGTTTTCTGTACGCCTCCCCGTTcagtcattatttattatataagtccattttttacttttttatttctaaatcagAGAGAGTCCATCATTATCCTTAGGTATCATCCtgccggcctactacagggcacttcTCTCTAAAAGACAAGGCGTTAATTAAGaggattaattaaaatataatttaaactaatttatgttaaaataatatatttttaacataaattagtttaaattatattttaaaataattaattttaaaatataatttaaactaattaagtCACGCCCCAGCAGAATGATGCCAAGAAGGTTTGCTGCATTTtaaatagtgttgcccaaatgcaagaacaagacgagacttagccagtcttggtcttggtcttgcgccaatacacctggtcttggtcttggtcttggtcttgcgctcccagtcttggtcttggtcttggtcttgcagcaagagtcttgcaagtcttgcaattacctattagtctattactatttattaaagtttactttaaatcttagaaaaacgtattagaattggaacattgtgagcttgaattaacatagccatagtaaagatcaagcagattaataaataactgaagatttgataagaaattcgaaaatcCAACTttcctatatgtcgttttccatggaagtaactgtttcttaataaacatttatgatttataagcttacatttgctaaaacatgtaaaaaaacaaattaattacaataacttgactgtattttaaagaacaatacttatctgtctagaaagagattgaaccctcaacttataagaaatttaataaaagagttttacgatttatcatttatttgaataaaaaataaaatacaacacaaatcaacagctttatcattaggttatgatactttatatcaattcttttgaccaagaattaatacaaagtaaccatctggctgactcatcacttaacctatttctatgttttctaattactaatgatgctttagaaaataacctctcagcaggtactgaagttgcaggtattgagagaaaatcacgggccattttcgataaaatcggatactctgtctcatgcgtcctccaccaatctaaaatcaccaatctgaaacttatttattctttggaacacctgtaggtactcttaaaattcgaaattattttgcatgaatagtgtcaaatgttatgatttcggcgcggcggcaacgattgttttagatttcaaaagaagccgccggcgcgtgtatcataaccatgtacttccgaaaagcggcaaatttctttgagaagtaagtacaaaacctttgatgccgcattatcaaagtgccgatggttaaaacataactatgcatgcactcagtttgattttaatagatatttttttattcgctatgtttatggtattagtcgtaatgcgcataggtccagtttttcatattctttgatatagttttttgcgtctcatagaattcctaagcgtacctacctacctatacaccgaactgttacacctaactactccgtgacatagcgctaagtcctagctgcaagacgcaagagtcttgcaggctatgtcttgttcttgctcaagtcttgcacggtcagtcttggtcttggtcttgctaaaaatacgcggtcttgttcttggtcttggtcttgcaaaaacgcaagaacaagaccaagactgcaagaccaagactgaatttgggcaacactaattttaAAGCtttgaactaaaaataaaaagtcgtTATTTAACTAccattataaatgcaaaatttcgGATGGACGTTTCTAACGCGAATCTTGCCAGAAGGGCTGAATGTGTCAGCGTGAAATGCACAGAGATATATTTTCATCAagaatagcacataggctacttttaagccCTAACTTAACTAACGGATCCCACGGGATTTTCATAAACCAAAAGTTACGCGAATAAATTGGCAGGCAAACCTAATAGTTAGAGtattaaaccactgccatactttttactaaaagaaatcacaTACATCCAATATCAACATGtacaattaaaatcatgtgactcctgacactttattaggtacgcgacgcgtagcgaagctataaataaataaatatactacgacaatacacacagctatgcgcgtgtcggtcttttatctttaatagggttgtcataagtaagtaTTCGTTGGTATGGAAAAATCAATATGGTTCCTTTGAttgaatgtttgtgtgacaaaTGACGAATAATTTtgtaacttaacaataatttagtACCTTTTGAAGCGTATTAATAATAGTTGGTGAAATATGTGGACTATGTACTGGATACAGGTGGATATAGTCAGCCAAAGACGATGCTTTCTCGATCGTTAAAACCaacaacttaaataattaaagtttctgCTCAACTAATTAAagcttaactttaaaaaaatcggtTCGGTGGTTTTAATGTTTATCGCTTACAAATGAACGAATCCTcctcttttttatattagtattgatGACCGTTTTTCGCTTGCATTTGAAATACACTTATATGTTATCGTGGAAATTTAATTTGTGTAGTTCTATAATCGCATATTCACACCACGTTGCTTCCTAGTCCAGTCAATTGTAATTCTTTATCCACTTCGTAACCAATGTACAATTTGGTTCTTTTAGATAAATGATAGGCTTCTATGTGACTCATCCCTATAATATTACTAGTCGACGCCAGCAACTTCGTCTgtgtaacaattattataatcccGTCTCCCGAAATCAACCTACATAAAGCAAATGAAACCCTTATACCATTTAACCCTTTAGCCATTCGGTGGTAGAAATTTTAGAAACTGTTAAACTCATAGACTTAAcctactattttattaatttctttattttcgtgGTTATGACATGAAAATGACGGACTTTCAAATAAGCTTTCATCCCTTTAAGCTTTAATCTGTGGTAGCATTTTCAAAAACTGTGTTACATGTGTTTCTTAGTTTGTAACCACAAGcctaaataaaaacacattgcAGTACTGTTTTAGGGAAATAACTTGTTAAATTACAATCTTTCATATAAACAATTTTAGACTGGTTAGGATTATAGTTGCTATATAGCTGTAcgttgtctgtcagtcagtacAAAGCTTTTTATAGTTACGGACTTGATTTTCAGGATAAGAAGTACCtactaagattatttttatagaacatTATAAACTGAATTAAGGCCGGATTGGTTCGATCTTTAATATAAGCAGGCATCCGGTTAAAATGTAACTGtatgtatatatctttatatatatatttcttgtgtgccacactatgtcactgaacttctcctagacggctggaccgatttgaatgaattttttggtatgcgtttggctGGCACCCTGgttggtttagattcacaaatcagcccgacagatggcgctggggtccgctagtatatatgtatatttcttgtgtgcgtgtgtatgtcactgaactcctcctagacggctagaccaatttgaatgatttttttggcatacgtttgggtggcatcctggatggtttagactcaaaaattagcccgacagatggcgctggggtccgctagtattaaaataatttttaaatagtttaagaataattattaaaattatttttaaataattgtggaataattattaaataattcatcCATATTGCAATGACTTGACGGGGCTTCACGTTCATATGTCTATCTACGTAcctataagtaattattatgtGTAAATTATTGACTTTAACGCACGTAAAACCGCGAAAATGCGATAAAGTCAATGAAGTAAAATAAGCACagcatttgaattttgaatttgaaaaatgttcattaattaaagtaggcctaatatatgcTTTTTACAAACGTCAAGCCTGCACGTTAGCACCACCAGAAACCAGATTCTACCGAGgtgaagccgacaagaaacacAGCGGTTggtctttttcaacatcataatttttacaactTTGTGATTAAGAAAAGCGATATAATTCTATTTCTATAGGTATCTTATCTAATctagcaaaaatattttttaatttggactAGTGGTTAGTTCCTGAGTGTGTTTAAAAAACCATCTGCAGTTAAATAATATGAGTGAACAAATACGAAACATAATAAGAAAACCagtttgaaaattaaaacatttatctaGACAGTGTTGCATACTGATGCTGCGTTGGAATTGATTTTTTACTGGTTTACTTTATTTCGACTTTATATTTGCATACCTATTTCCTTGAGAGTCGTTTGGTCTTGacgatattattttatataaactaagcAAGTCACTGCCTCCTTGGTCTTATGGTTAACATGACGAGGTAACTACGCATCACGATggcctgggttcgaatccccgGTTGGGCCAAATTGCATAAGGTATTGACAATACCGTAttgtgtattttgtatattatatttgtatagagAATTTTCGGTAAGAGATCTGAGTTAGGAAGATGGCGGTGtcaaccccgtgcctcggaga
This Pararge aegeria chromosome 3, ilParAegt1.1, whole genome shotgun sequence DNA region includes the following protein-coding sequences:
- the LOC120637467 gene encoding probable nuclear hormone receptor HR38 isoform X2, translated to MRGALLTPSSQHCGLRQFLSTRPSAIEQRSPSAFNSNSSSMLLLQTHSNYGSSFTDLLSPQYQEDSSEILEENLDPFPDVEFHAPILPEIKSQRTTPVSETPSPTLGPALPSFEETYSVRYPKQEMAEFGIKMDEDCYNVSAYSHQGHASTQLLYQYHQPSLPYVPSPYYAPAQQCSPTFDTGGVTNTQETYSLPPFPSSVDLHICSDQGARQRRSSLPVQRSESSSSNDSPKLHGSRVHCMQASAPSSASSSPGGTQQDNSGSRAAPPSPSQLCAVCGDTAACQHYGVRTCEGCKGFFKRTVQKGSKYVCLAEKSCPVDKRRRNRCQFCRFQKCLAVGMVKEVVRTDSLKGRRGRLPSKPKCPQESPPSPPISLITALVRAHVDTSPDFGNLDYSQYREPNPMEAPISDLEVIQQFYSLLTTSIDMIKIFAEKVPGFGELCPEDREQLFASARLELFVLRLAYRTRPEDTKLTFCNGLVLDKRQCQRSFGDWLHAVLDFSNTLHSMDIDISTFACLCALTLITERHGLKEPHRVEQLQMKIIGCLRAHMPCGGNTNAVGAPHFSRVLGALPELRSLSVQGLQRIFYLKLEDLVPAPPLIENMFRASLPF
- the LOC120637467 gene encoding probable nuclear hormone receptor HR38 isoform X1 → MRILLSELGLSGACLGLTLESRADSLDPAKSAPGPSAIEQRSPSAFNSNSSSMLLLQTHSNYGSSFTDLLSPQYQEDSSEILEENLDPFPDVEFHAPILPEIKSQRTTPVSETPSPTLGPALPSFEETYSVRYPKQEMAEFGIKMDEDCYNVSAYSHQGHASTQLLYQYHQPSLPYVPSPYYAPAQQCSPTFDTGGVTNTQETYSLPPFPSSVDLHICSDQGARQRRSSLPVQRSESSSSNDSPKLHGSRVHCMQASAPSSASSSPGGTQQDNSGSRAAPPSPSQLCAVCGDTAACQHYGVRTCEGCKGFFKRTVQKGSKYVCLAEKSCPVDKRRRNRCQFCRFQKCLAVGMVKEVVRTDSLKGRRGRLPSKPKCPQESPPSPPISLITALVRAHVDTSPDFGNLDYSQYREPNPMEAPISDLEVIQQFYSLLTTSIDMIKIFAEKVPGFGELCPEDREQLFASARLELFVLRLAYRTRPEDTKLTFCNGLVLDKRQCQRSFGDWLHAVLDFSNTLHSMDIDISTFACLCALTLITERHGLKEPHRVEQLQMKIIGCLRAHMPCGGNTNAVGAPHFSRVLGALPELRSLSVQGLQRIFYLKLEDLVPAPPLIENMFRASLPF